In Arthrobacter citreus, a genomic segment contains:
- a CDS encoding GNAT family N-acetyltransferase encodes MISQSGAGTVLQTSRLILEPLLPDHAVEMVPVLAHPGLYEFTGGEPPTLEGLSHRYVLQSGGDPSGVETWLNWVIREQGTGSAAGFVQATVAAGGRAADLAWVMGREHQGRGYATEAAGAMVEWLIRQGVGRFCAGIHPGNASSAAVAAHLGLARTGRVDSDGEEIWQLDARRGTTAGATAPAPDLDASAVDLILRTAADRDEFSGTIQLSRGGSILLEGAYGVASRRWNVPVTLGTRFDVASVTKLFTSVAVLQQVDAGTLELNTPIGRFVELDGTRVDPAITLGQLLSHTSGIGDDADEEAGESYEELWTDRPSYSVTETADFLPQFVHKEPNFAPGEGCRYCNCGYILAGLALEAVTGVSYRDYVREQVFAAADMRDSGFFSLREAVPNVAEGWDPVRNDAGAVISWRQNIFSYPPIGSPDGGAHSTSADLVRFLDAVRGGRLLSAESTAAFLAPKVKHSDLDAGELHYGYGLEFRLDARGQTGLMYKEGINAGASAFLSYSPEPDITLALVANSEEGVWGPLAEIQALLRGD; translated from the coding sequence ATGATCAGCCAAAGTGGCGCCGGCACGGTTCTTCAAACCAGCAGACTGATTCTTGAACCGCTGCTCCCGGACCATGCCGTCGAAATGGTGCCGGTCCTCGCCCATCCCGGGCTTTACGAATTCACCGGAGGCGAGCCGCCCACACTGGAAGGACTGAGTCACCGTTATGTCCTCCAATCCGGCGGGGACCCGTCGGGGGTTGAAACGTGGCTGAACTGGGTTATTCGGGAGCAGGGCACCGGATCCGCCGCAGGCTTTGTTCAGGCTACTGTCGCTGCCGGCGGCCGGGCAGCGGACCTGGCCTGGGTTATGGGTCGGGAACATCAGGGTCGAGGCTATGCCACGGAAGCGGCTGGTGCCATGGTGGAGTGGCTGATCCGGCAGGGCGTGGGGCGGTTTTGCGCCGGCATCCACCCCGGCAATGCGTCCTCCGCTGCGGTGGCTGCCCATCTGGGTCTGGCGCGAACAGGCCGGGTCGACTCTGACGGCGAGGAAATTTGGCAGCTTGACGCAAGGAGGGGCACCACTGCGGGCGCCACGGCTCCGGCCCCGGACCTTGATGCCTCAGCCGTGGACCTAATCCTGCGGACCGCCGCCGACCGGGATGAGTTTTCCGGAACCATCCAGCTGTCCCGGGGCGGCAGCATCCTTCTCGAAGGGGCCTACGGTGTGGCCTCCCGGCGCTGGAACGTGCCGGTAACGCTGGGCACACGGTTCGACGTCGCCTCCGTCACCAAGCTGTTCACCTCTGTGGCCGTCCTGCAGCAGGTGGACGCCGGGACGCTGGAGCTGAACACCCCCATTGGGCGTTTTGTGGAACTGGACGGCACCCGGGTGGACCCCGCGATCACGCTTGGCCAGCTCCTGAGCCACACCTCGGGCATCGGAGACGACGCCGATGAGGAAGCCGGCGAATCCTACGAGGAACTCTGGACGGACCGTCCCTCCTATTCGGTCACCGAGACCGCTGACTTCCTGCCGCAGTTTGTCCACAAGGAGCCGAACTTCGCCCCGGGCGAAGGCTGCCGCTACTGCAACTGCGGCTACATCCTCGCCGGGCTGGCGCTGGAGGCGGTGACAGGAGTGAGCTACCGGGACTACGTTCGGGAACAAGTCTTCGCTGCCGCAGACATGCGGGATTCAGGCTTCTTTTCCCTGCGGGAAGCCGTGCCGAACGTGGCCGAGGGGTGGGACCCGGTCCGCAACGACGCAGGCGCGGTGATCTCCTGGCGGCAGAACATCTTCAGCTACCCGCCGATCGGTTCCCCGGACGGCGGTGCCCACTCAACCTCCGCTGACCTGGTCCGTTTCCTCGATGCTGTCCGGGGCGGCAGGCTGCTGTCCGCAGAATCCACTGCGGCGTTCCTGGCTCCGAAGGTCAAGCACTCAGACCTCGACGCCGGTGAGCTTCACTACGGTTACGGGCTGGAGTTCAGGCTTGACGCGCGCGGGCAGACCGGCCTGATGTACAAAGAAGGCATTAACGCCGGGGCCAGTGCGTTCCTGAGCTACTCTCCGGAGCCGGACATCACCCTGGCACTTGTCGCAAACTCCGAGGAGGGGGTCTGGGGACCGCTGGCGGAGATTCAGGCACTGCTTCGAGGGGACTAG
- a CDS encoding LysM peptidoglycan-binding domain-containing protein, producing the protein MSFNNTRGRHRAETAGMWSALANATSGKARTIGSTAAFVAAGSGLMLGMAAPASAGVIANDSSEFYSAPAAVSAPVAAPAAAPAAAPAAAPAASGSTHVVQSGDTLSKIAATYGVTLEDILAQNGLSLESIIYPGDVITYAGGAAVAPAAAAAPAAAYAAPAAPAAPAAAAETAAAVDLSGISTQASSVTPAPAAGVAATGTNQTMLNSAFSQMGAMQDCTVLVEVALRAAGHSVGDLAPAQLAAYGTPVSDPMPGDIIYYADGGMGFAHIAIYIGDGQAIHSGWNGNQTVQQSANVGSGASYYRVA; encoded by the coding sequence ATGTCTTTCAATAACACTCGTGGACGTCACCGTGCCGAGACCGCCGGAATGTGGTCCGCACTTGCGAACGCCACCAGCGGCAAAGCACGCACCATCGGCAGCACCGCTGCCTTCGTGGCAGCAGGTTCCGGCCTGATGCTCGGTATGGCGGCTCCGGCCTCTGCCGGTGTCATCGCCAATGACTCATCCGAGTTCTACAGCGCACCTGCCGCTGTTTCCGCCCCCGTTGCTGCTCCGGCAGCAGCTCCCGCAGCCGCTCCGGCAGCCGCTCCGGCAGCTTCCGGTTCCACTCACGTGGTCCAGTCCGGCGACACGCTGAGCAAGATTGCCGCAACCTACGGCGTGACGCTTGAGGACATCCTGGCCCAGAACGGCCTGTCCCTTGAATCCATCATCTACCCCGGCGATGTCATCACATACGCCGGCGGCGCCGCAGTAGCTCCGGCTGCTGCAGCCGCACCGGCTGCTGCTTACGCGGCACCGGCAGCACCGGCAGCACCGGCAGCAGCGGCAGAAACCGCAGCCGCCGTCGACCTGAGCGGCATCAGCACCCAGGCCTCTTCCGTGACGCCTGCTCCCGCAGCCGGCGTAGCTGCCACGGGCACCAACCAGACCATGCTGAACTCCGCTTTCTCCCAGATGGGTGCCATGCAGGACTGCACCGTGCTGGTGGAAGTTGCCCTCCGGGCAGCAGGACACTCAGTTGGCGATCTGGCCCCGGCACAGCTTGCCGCCTACGGAACTCCGGTCTCTGACCCGATGCCCGGCGACATCATCTACTACGCCGACGGCGGCATGGGCTTTGCCCACATCGCCATCTACATCGGTGACGGCCAGGCCATCCACAGCGGATGGAACGGCAACCAGACTGTTCAGCAGAGCGCTAACGTCGGTTCCGGTGCCTCGTACTACCGCGTAGCCTAA